Below is a genomic region from Streptomyces sp. NBC_00461.
TTTCGAAGACCCGCCCGCTCACCCCGGTGCTTGCGGCGGAGCCCAGCCAGACGACGAGCGGTGACACGTTCTCGGGGGCCATCGCGTCGAAGCCGGACACGGGCGCCGTCATCGTGTCGGCGAAGGTGCCTTCCGTCATCCGCGTCCGGGCCGCGGGCGCGATCGCGTTGACCTGGACGCCGTAGCGGGCGAGTTCGGCCGCGGCGACCAGCGTGAGCCCGACGATGCCGGCCTTCGCGGCGCTGTAGTTGCCCTGCCCGACCGATCCCAGCAGCCCGGCTCCGCTGCTGGTGTTGACGATTCGGGCCGTCGGCATGCGTCCTGCCTTGGCCTGCGTCCGCCAGTGCGCTGCGGCGTGCTTCAGCGGCAGGAAGTGGCCTCTCAGGTGGACGCGCAGGACGGCGTCCCAGTCGTCCTCGTCGAGGTTGACGAGCATCCGGTCGCGCAGGAAGCCCGCGTTGTTGACGAGGGTGTCGAGCCGGCCGTACGTCGTCAGGGCCGTGGTGATCAGCGAGGACGCGCCGTCGGTGGTGGCGATGTCGCCGCCGTGGGCGATCGCCTCGCCGCCCTCCGCGCGGATCTCGTCCACGACTCGGCCGGCCGGGCTGTCGGGGCCGGGTGTCCCGTCCAGCCCGACGCCCAGGTCGTTGACCACCAGCCGCGCGCCCTGCGCTGCGAACGCGAGCGCGTGTGCGCGCCCGAGCCCACGGCCGGCGCCGGTGACGACCACGACCCGGCCGTCGCAGATTCCGCTCATCTCACGTCTCCTTGTTGGCAGTTGCCGCGTCCAGGAACGCCGGCCGCTCCCCGCCCCCGTGCACCAGCAGGCTCGCCCCGCTGATGTAGGCGGCCGCGCCGGAGGCGAGGAAGACGGCGGCTTCGCCGACGTCGGCGGGTGTCGCGAGGCGGCCGAGCGGCACCGTGCGGGAGACCGCCTCGACGGCGTCCTCGCCGCCGTAGTGGAGGTGGGCCAGCTCGGTGCGGACCATGCCGACGACGAGGGTGTTCACTCGGACCTCGGGCGCCCACTCCACGGCCATCGACCGGGCGAGGTTCTCCAGGCCCGCCTTGGCCGCCCCGTACGCCGCCGAACCGGGCGAGGGGCGGCTGCCGCTGACGCTGCCGATCATCACGACGGCGCCCCCGGCCCGTCTGAGGTGCTCGTACGCGGCGAGGGAGGCCGTCAGCGGAGCGACGAGGTTCAGTTCGAGTACGCGCGCGTGCCGTTCCGCGTCCGCGTCGGCCAGCCGCCGGTAGGGGCCGCCGCCCGCGTTGTTGACGAGGACGTCGAGCCGGGGCAGCGCGTCGAAGAAGGCGCGTACGGCGGGCGGATCGCGCAGGTCCAGCGGGGCGAACTCGACACCCTCGGCGGGCACTTC
It encodes:
- a CDS encoding SDR family oxidoreductase, with product MSGICDGRVVVVTGAGRGLGRAHALAFAAQGARLVVNDLGVGLDGTPGPDSPAGRVVDEIRAEGGEAIAHGGDIATTDGASSLITTALTTYGRLDTLVNNAGFLRDRMLVNLDEDDWDAVLRVHLRGHFLPLKHAAAHWRTQAKAGRMPTARIVNTSSGAGLLGSVGQGNYSAAKAGIVGLTLVAAAELARYGVQVNAIAPAARTRMTEGTFADTMTAPVSGFDAMAPENVSPLVVWLGSAASTGVSGRVFETEGGRITVMEGWRPGPSADKGARWSPGEAGEAALKLLAEADAPGAVYGV
- a CDS encoding SDR family oxidoreductase, whose protein sequence is MGDLRRPQLSGRTVVVTGGTRGVGAGIAKAFVEAGARVVACARRPPEVPAEGVEFAPLDLRDPPAVRAFFDALPRLDVLVNNAGGGPYRRLADADAERHARVLELNLVAPLTASLAAYEHLRRAGGAVVMIGSVSGSRPSPGSAAYGAAKAGLENLARSMAVEWAPEVRVNTLVVGMVRTELAHLHYGGEDAVEAVSRTVPLGRLATPADVGEAAVFLASGAAAYISGASLLVHGGGERPAFLDAATANKET